A single window of Streptomyces griseoviridis DNA harbors:
- a CDS encoding extracellular solute-binding protein: protein MPVRPTAARPRLTALLALAVAAGALTACGGSGSDPDTVKVSFKQSTDNSVHVMDAYLADVKRQFEKKYPGKKVDLVPIKAPDSEYYTKLQQMLRSPKTAPDLVYEDTFLINSDITSGYLKPLDGYLAKWPDWRKFIPTAKTAARAEDGRTYGVPDGTDTRGLWYDKALFAKAGLPAEWHPKTWEDVLDAARTVKEKVPGVTPLNVYTGKPAGEAATMQSFEMLLYGTGDGRADPLYDTASKKWIAGSQGFKDALTFVETVYREKLGPDVATALDPNIQTIVRGDLLPKGKLAIDLDGSWLPQDWQAGAGHAWPQWSTRLGLAAMPTQRGQAPGRVSMSGGWTWAIPAKAHNPDLAFDFITTLQSRANARKWYIANSGIAVREDVAADPAYVKAQPGIAFFTDLVASTHYRPAYPAYPRVSTAIQEAMEGVTTGDLSVAKAASGYDDALKDATGNQVVRR from the coding sequence GGCAGCGACCCGGACACCGTGAAGGTCTCCTTCAAGCAGTCCACCGACAACTCGGTCCATGTGATGGACGCCTATCTCGCGGACGTCAAGCGGCAGTTCGAGAAGAAGTACCCCGGCAAGAAGGTCGACCTCGTCCCGATCAAGGCGCCCGACTCGGAGTACTACACCAAGCTCCAGCAGATGCTCCGCTCCCCCAAGACCGCGCCCGACCTGGTCTACGAGGACACCTTCCTCATCAACTCGGACATCACCAGCGGGTACTTGAAGCCGCTGGACGGCTATCTCGCGAAGTGGCCCGACTGGCGGAAGTTCATCCCGACCGCGAAGACGGCGGCGCGCGCCGAGGACGGCAGGACGTACGGCGTCCCGGACGGCACCGACACCCGGGGCCTCTGGTACGACAAAGCGCTGTTCGCGAAGGCGGGCCTGCCGGCCGAGTGGCACCCGAAGACCTGGGAGGACGTCCTCGACGCCGCCCGCACGGTCAAGGAGAAGGTCCCCGGCGTCACCCCGCTCAACGTCTACACCGGCAAGCCCGCCGGTGAGGCCGCCACCATGCAGAGCTTCGAGATGCTGCTGTACGGCACCGGCGACGGCCGCGCCGATCCGCTCTACGACACGGCGTCGAAGAAGTGGATCGCGGGCAGCCAGGGCTTCAAGGACGCCCTGACGTTCGTCGAGACCGTCTACCGGGAGAAGCTCGGACCCGACGTCGCGACCGCCCTCGACCCCAACATCCAGACGATCGTGCGGGGCGACCTGCTGCCCAAGGGCAAGCTCGCCATCGACCTGGACGGCTCGTGGCTGCCGCAGGACTGGCAGGCGGGCGCGGGACACGCCTGGCCGCAGTGGTCGACCCGGCTCGGACTGGCCGCCATGCCCACCCAGCGGGGCCAGGCGCCCGGCAGGGTCAGCATGTCGGGCGGCTGGACCTGGGCGATCCCCGCCAAGGCCCACAACCCCGACCTGGCCTTCGACTTCATCACCACCCTGCAGAGCAGGGCGAACGCCCGGAAGTGGTACATCGCCAACTCGGGCATCGCCGTCCGCGAGGACGTCGCCGCCGACCCCGCCTATGTGAAGGCGCAGCCCGGCATCGCCTTCTTCACCGACCTGGTGGCCAGCACCCACTACCGGCCCGCGTACCCGGCGTACCCGAGGGTGTCCACCGCGATCCAGGAGGCGATGGAGGGTGTGACGACGGGTGACCTGTCGGTGGCGAAGGCGGCGAGCGGCTACGACGACGCGCTGAAGGACGCCACCGGCAACCAGGTCGTGCGCCGGTGA